A window from Cydia strobilella chromosome 9, ilCydStro3.1, whole genome shotgun sequence encodes these proteins:
- the LOC134744383 gene encoding neprilysin-4-like isoform X1, whose product MKRADARNPPHGITIKQNPKTGKLLTIITALVLLTFLVTCFIISDSDSADETQFIAQNIPKTYNKLEGIPPEERDLFHGFQTSFLPAEELMQAQRHLKSKRSLEDPVTSDNFLWDAWEGVSGPIRPKRNSKFTFTSQDYMEDPLFHHHDVQQHDQESTGESYEDYSYDSAETNSQEEKEGFHTIVGHRNHVDRGPLDDVVEQIRSQPELEEGEMESSALHLYKQSSSHSGIQAFWKGQGDKAAIRATQASIMKRNMDVEADPCHDFYQYACGNWAALNPIPADKAGYDTFEMLRENLDAVLKDLLEFNEPFPSKYPGANLDINYGFLNTTTKKRYQNTHDDNNKLHIDTIHSNLGEILNSSIDGRYRYDWIKTDGEKPEMVNRIHTLFHRKERDIFKTANKTKPKNLKHIKKKRRGNKLKYKHNTNRDGEIAEKHGKKKKRSLKGKLSNLKSVVRKDVHTSTVRKLRPKRDTKTNLPISDDFTKTDDAALKAKFLFKSCMNYEILQKRGHQPLLDLLNLFGGWPILDPGWLPLHFDWLDVMAKLRLYNNDILISEWVGPDIKNSDEYVIQFDQTSLGLPTREYFLQSSNKVYLDAYKHYLIKIGLLLGGSKNHVLQSAEKLINFEIKLANITSAPEDRRNVSELYRRMTLRKLEKLVPEIGWRRYLCAVMNRTVHSHETVVLFALTYVQHLVKLIDDTDPEVLASYLLWRFVRHRVNNLDDRFQSAKQQFYFILFGREQSPPRWKNCISQVNSNMGMALGSMFVRKHFDETSKNDTLTMTREIQQSFRELLHKINWIDDGTKNLAAQKVDAMMLRIGYPDFILNKKELDQRYKDVKIHPDKYFENTLNILQHLTQMEQSRIGEPVNKTLWNTAPAVVNAYYSRNKNQIMFPAGILQPPFYHRHFPRSLNYGGIGVVIGHELTHGFDDKGRLFDCNGNLHRWWSDSAIEAFHGRAQCLIDQYGRYVVPEVNMKLDGVNTQGENIADNGGVKQAFRAYIRWVQNNGVADETLPGLNHTHTQLFFLNFAQVWCGAMRAEAMRNKLKTAVHSPGRFRVIGTLSNSDDFAREFKCPLGSPMNPKDKCTVW is encoded by the exons ATGAAGCGGGCAGACGCGCGTAATCCACCCCATGGAATAACTATAAAACAAAACCCGAAGACCGGTAAACTACTGACAATTATCACAGCTTTAGTACTGCTAACCTTCCTTGTTACATGCTTCATAATCAGTGACTCGGATTCTGCAGATGAAACTCAATTTATTGCTCAAAACATCCCGAAGACGTACAACAAGTTGGAGGGAATCCCTCCCGAGGAAAGAGACCTGTTCCATGGATTCCAAACCTCCTTTTTACCGGCCGAAGAGCTGATGCAAGCGCAAAGACATTTAAAGTCTAAAAGAAGTTTAGAAGACCCAGTTACTAGTGACAACTTTTTGTGGGACGCTTGGGAAGGAGTGAGTGGACCAATCAGGCCGAAACGTAATAGCAAATTTACGTTTACGTCACAAGACTACAT GGAAGATCCCCTCTTTCATCATCACGACGTCCAACAGCATGATCAGGAAAGCACCGGCGAGAGTTACGAAGACTATTCTTATGACTCCGCGGAAACCAACAGCCAGGAAGAAAAGGAAGGGTTTCATAC TATCGTGGGGCATCGAAATCACGTGGATCGAGGCCCCCTAGACGACGTGGTGGAGCAGATCCGTAGCCAGCCAGAACTAGAGGAGGGGGAGATGGAGTCTTCTGCGCTGCACTTGTATAAGCAGAGTTCATCGCATTCAG GAATCCAAGCATTCTGGAAAGGCCAAGGCGATAAAGCTGCCATAAGGGCAACGCAGGCAAGCATCATGAAGCGAAACATGGACGTTGAAGCCGATCCCTGCCATGACTTCTACCAATATGCGTGCGGGAACTGGGCCGCATTGAATCCTATTCCAGCTGATAAAGCCGG ATACGACACTTTTGAAATGCTAAGAGAAAACCTAGATGCAGTACTTAAGGACCTACTAGAATTCAATGAACCATTCCCGAGCAAATATCCCGGTGCCAACCTTGACATAAATTATGGTTTTCTAAACACAACTACAAAAAAACGTTATCAGAACACGCATGATGATAACAATAAGCTTCACATAGATACAATACATAGTAACTTAGGAGAAATATTAAACAGTTCCATTGATGGAAGATACAGATACGACTGGATTAAAACTGATGGAGAGAAACCTGAAATGGTTAATCGTATCCACACTTTGTTTCATAGGAAAGAAAGAGATATATTCAAAACAGCCAATAAAACGAAGCCTAAGAATTTGAAACACATAAAAAAGAAGAGAAgaggaaataaattaaaatacaagcaTAATACTAACAGAGATGGTGAAATTGCTGAAAAACAtgggaaaaaaaagaaacgtagCCTGAAAGGAAAATTATCTAACCTCAAATCCGTGGTTCGAAAAGATGTTCATACGTCTACCGTAAGAAAACTCAGACCAAAACGAGATACTAAGACTAATCTGCCTATTTCAGACGATTTTACTAAAACTGACGATGCAGCTTTGAAAGCTAAATTTCTATTTAAATCATGTATGAATTACGAAATACTACAAAAACGTGGGCATCAGCCACTCCTAGATCTATTAAACTTGTTTGGAGGTTGGCCTATTCTTGACCCAGGATGGTTACCGCTGCATTTTGACTGGCTAGATGTTATGGCAAAGTTACGATTGTACAATAACGACATTTTAATTTCGGAGTGGGTAGGACCGGATATTAAAAATTCTGACGAATACGTTATTCAGTTTGACCAGACGAGCTTGG gtttgCCTACACGAGAATACTTTTTGCAAAGTTCCAATAAAGTTTACCTGGATGCATACAAGCATTATCTCATAAAAATTGGTCTTTTACTAGGCGGAAGTAAGAATCATGTGTTGCAAAGTGCAGAGAAACTCATCAATTtcgaaataaa GTTAGCAAATATAACATCGGCCCCGGAGGATAGGAGAAATGTATCTGAACTCTACCGGAGAATGACTCTACGTAAGCTGGAGAAGTTGGTGCCAGAGATTGGATGGAGACGATACTTGTGTGCCGTCATGAACAGGACCGTTCATTCACATGAAACTGTTGTGCTTTTTGCACTAACATACGTACAA CACCTCGTTAAACTGATCGACGACACAGATCCAGAAGTGCTGGCCAGCTACTTGTTGTGGCGTTTTGTCAGGCACAGGGTGAACAACCTCGATGATCGTTTTCAGTCAGCTAAACAACA ATTTTACTTCATATTGTTTGGTCGAGAACAATCACCACCGAGATGGAAGAATTGCATCTCTCAAGTGAACTCAAACATGGGCATGGCTCTTGGATCTATGTTCGTAAGGAAACATTTCGATGAAACCAGCAAAAACGACACGCTTACTATGACAAGAGAAATACAACAATCCTTTAGGGAACTGCTTCATAAAATTAACTGGATAGATGATGGGACAAAAAATTTAGCTGCTCAAAAAGTAGACGCTATGATGTTAAGGATAGGATACCCtgactttattttaaataagaaaGAGTTGGACCAGAGATATAAAGATGTGAAAATACACCCTGACAAGTATTTTGAGAATACTCTGaatattttgcaacatttgacTCAAATGGAACAGTCTCG GATAGGCGAGCCAGTAAACAAAACATTGTGGAACACAGCACCAGCAGTGGTAAACGCGTATTACAGCCGCAACAAGAACCAAATCATGTTCCCGGCTGGGATACTGCAACCACCATTCTACCACCGCCACTTTCCGCGTTCCCTAAATTATGGAGGCATCGGTGTCGTCATAG GCCACGAATTAACGCACGGCTTCGACGATAAAGGTCGCCTCTTTGACTGCAACGGAAACCTACATCGCTGGTGGTCAGACTCTGCTATAGAAGCATTCCATGGGCGTGCGCAGTGCCTGATAGATCAGTACGGTCGCTACGTGGTGCCTGAGGTCAACATGAAACTCGACGGTGTCAACACACAG GGTGAAAACATAGCCGACAACGGCGGCGTAAAGCAAGCGTTCCGCGCCTACATCCGCTGGGTCCAGAACAACGGAGTCGCCGACGAGACACTGCCCGGCCTCAACCATACACACACGCAACTGTTCTTCCTTAACTTTGCGCAG GTATGGTGCGGCGCAATGCGTGCTGAAGCGATGCGGAACAAATTGAAGACAGCCGTGCACTCTCCGGGCCGCTTCCGTGTCATAGGGACCCTGTCAAACTCTGACGACTTTGCCAGGGAATTCAAATGCCCACTTGGGTCACCTATGAATCCGAAAGATAAGTGCACAGTGTGGTAG
- the LOC134744383 gene encoding neprilysin-4-like isoform X2, whose protein sequence is MKRADARNPPHGITIKQNPKTGKLLTIITALVLLTFLVTCFIISDSDSADETQFIAQNIPKTYNKLEGIPPEERDLFHGFQTSFLPAEELMQAQRHLKSKRSLEDPVTSDNFLWDAWEGVSGPIRPKRNSKFTFTSQDYMEDPLFHHHDVQQHDQESTGESYEDYSYDSAETNSQEEKEGFHTIVGHRNHVDRGPLDDVVEQIRSQPELEEGEMESSALHLYKQSSSHSGIQAFWKGQGDKAAIRATQASIMKRNMDVEADPCHDFYQYACGNWAALNPIPADKAGYDTFEMLRENLDAVLKDLLEFNEPFPSKYPGANLDINYGFLNTTTKKRYQNTHDDNNKLHIDTIHSNLGEILNSSIDGRYRYDWIKTDGEKPEMVNRIHTLFHRKERDIFKTANKTKPKNLKHIKKKRRGNKLKYKHNTNRDGEIAEKHGKKKKRSLKGKLSNLKSVVRKDVHTSTVRKLRPKRDTKTNLPISDDFTKTDDAALKAKFLFKSCMNYEILQKRGHQPLLDLLNLFGGWPILDPGWLPLHFDWLDVMAKLRLYNNDILISEWVGPDIKNSDEYVIQFDQTSLGLPTREYFLQSSNKVYLDAYKHYLIKIGLLLGGSKNHVLQSAEKLINFEIKLANITSAPEDRRNVSELYRRMTLRKLEKLVPEIGWRRYLCAVMNRTVHSHETVVLFALTYVQHLVKLIDDTDPEVLASYLLWRFVRHRVNNLDDRFQSAKQQFYFILFGREQSPPRWKNCISQVNSNMGMALGSMFVRKHFDETSKNDTLTMTREIQQSFRELLHKINWIDDGTKNLAAQKVDAMMLRIGYPDFILNKKELDQRYKDVKIHPDKYFENTLNILQHLTQMEQSRRASKQNIVEHSTSSGKRVLQPQQEPNHVPGWDTATTILPPPLSAFPKLWRHRCRHRPRINARLRR, encoded by the exons ATGAAGCGGGCAGACGCGCGTAATCCACCCCATGGAATAACTATAAAACAAAACCCGAAGACCGGTAAACTACTGACAATTATCACAGCTTTAGTACTGCTAACCTTCCTTGTTACATGCTTCATAATCAGTGACTCGGATTCTGCAGATGAAACTCAATTTATTGCTCAAAACATCCCGAAGACGTACAACAAGTTGGAGGGAATCCCTCCCGAGGAAAGAGACCTGTTCCATGGATTCCAAACCTCCTTTTTACCGGCCGAAGAGCTGATGCAAGCGCAAAGACATTTAAAGTCTAAAAGAAGTTTAGAAGACCCAGTTACTAGTGACAACTTTTTGTGGGACGCTTGGGAAGGAGTGAGTGGACCAATCAGGCCGAAACGTAATAGCAAATTTACGTTTACGTCACAAGACTACAT GGAAGATCCCCTCTTTCATCATCACGACGTCCAACAGCATGATCAGGAAAGCACCGGCGAGAGTTACGAAGACTATTCTTATGACTCCGCGGAAACCAACAGCCAGGAAGAAAAGGAAGGGTTTCATAC TATCGTGGGGCATCGAAATCACGTGGATCGAGGCCCCCTAGACGACGTGGTGGAGCAGATCCGTAGCCAGCCAGAACTAGAGGAGGGGGAGATGGAGTCTTCTGCGCTGCACTTGTATAAGCAGAGTTCATCGCATTCAG GAATCCAAGCATTCTGGAAAGGCCAAGGCGATAAAGCTGCCATAAGGGCAACGCAGGCAAGCATCATGAAGCGAAACATGGACGTTGAAGCCGATCCCTGCCATGACTTCTACCAATATGCGTGCGGGAACTGGGCCGCATTGAATCCTATTCCAGCTGATAAAGCCGG ATACGACACTTTTGAAATGCTAAGAGAAAACCTAGATGCAGTACTTAAGGACCTACTAGAATTCAATGAACCATTCCCGAGCAAATATCCCGGTGCCAACCTTGACATAAATTATGGTTTTCTAAACACAACTACAAAAAAACGTTATCAGAACACGCATGATGATAACAATAAGCTTCACATAGATACAATACATAGTAACTTAGGAGAAATATTAAACAGTTCCATTGATGGAAGATACAGATACGACTGGATTAAAACTGATGGAGAGAAACCTGAAATGGTTAATCGTATCCACACTTTGTTTCATAGGAAAGAAAGAGATATATTCAAAACAGCCAATAAAACGAAGCCTAAGAATTTGAAACACATAAAAAAGAAGAGAAgaggaaataaattaaaatacaagcaTAATACTAACAGAGATGGTGAAATTGCTGAAAAACAtgggaaaaaaaagaaacgtagCCTGAAAGGAAAATTATCTAACCTCAAATCCGTGGTTCGAAAAGATGTTCATACGTCTACCGTAAGAAAACTCAGACCAAAACGAGATACTAAGACTAATCTGCCTATTTCAGACGATTTTACTAAAACTGACGATGCAGCTTTGAAAGCTAAATTTCTATTTAAATCATGTATGAATTACGAAATACTACAAAAACGTGGGCATCAGCCACTCCTAGATCTATTAAACTTGTTTGGAGGTTGGCCTATTCTTGACCCAGGATGGTTACCGCTGCATTTTGACTGGCTAGATGTTATGGCAAAGTTACGATTGTACAATAACGACATTTTAATTTCGGAGTGGGTAGGACCGGATATTAAAAATTCTGACGAATACGTTATTCAGTTTGACCAGACGAGCTTGG gtttgCCTACACGAGAATACTTTTTGCAAAGTTCCAATAAAGTTTACCTGGATGCATACAAGCATTATCTCATAAAAATTGGTCTTTTACTAGGCGGAAGTAAGAATCATGTGTTGCAAAGTGCAGAGAAACTCATCAATTtcgaaataaa GTTAGCAAATATAACATCGGCCCCGGAGGATAGGAGAAATGTATCTGAACTCTACCGGAGAATGACTCTACGTAAGCTGGAGAAGTTGGTGCCAGAGATTGGATGGAGACGATACTTGTGTGCCGTCATGAACAGGACCGTTCATTCACATGAAACTGTTGTGCTTTTTGCACTAACATACGTACAA CACCTCGTTAAACTGATCGACGACACAGATCCAGAAGTGCTGGCCAGCTACTTGTTGTGGCGTTTTGTCAGGCACAGGGTGAACAACCTCGATGATCGTTTTCAGTCAGCTAAACAACA ATTTTACTTCATATTGTTTGGTCGAGAACAATCACCACCGAGATGGAAGAATTGCATCTCTCAAGTGAACTCAAACATGGGCATGGCTCTTGGATCTATGTTCGTAAGGAAACATTTCGATGAAACCAGCAAAAACGACACGCTTACTATGACAAGAGAAATACAACAATCCTTTAGGGAACTGCTTCATAAAATTAACTGGATAGATGATGGGACAAAAAATTTAGCTGCTCAAAAAGTAGACGCTATGATGTTAAGGATAGGATACCCtgactttattttaaataagaaaGAGTTGGACCAGAGATATAAAGATGTGAAAATACACCCTGACAAGTATTTTGAGAATACTCTGaatattttgcaacatttgacTCAAATGGAACAGTCTCG GCGAGCCAGTAAACAAAACATTGTGGAACACAGCACCAGCAGTGGTAAACGCGTATTACAGCCGCAACAAGAACCAAATCATGTTCCCGGCTGGGATACTGCAACCACCATTCTACCACCGCCACTTTCCGCGTTCCCTAAATTATGGAGGCATCGGTGTCGTCATAG GCCACGAATTAACGCACGGCTTCGACGATAA
- the LOC134744395 gene encoding uncharacterized protein LOC134744395, with translation MQCQCYDLDENSFLNHLMFTKFWFIRVSSVNKKRFCLMLLEDDIPCAWTLSLLLKSIWNCRPKDAAASQSEATVWTSYDQIPMDHNRTAVPLEVLVEVMEADRKFFRTLDSSHKAEFISELLKIAGGPIVWAVFHKAQTIFDEYREEQLQNLLESAAVIEGQESRVKTSMPMEDKGKKDQRRKTSASGGGDGGFTFPAPKDAQRELEVCLAQWTSIIKSVKDSQKLEEVELIFSDGTKKRIWKINRPKPEVTETVDYLQLLPQAVVKRILNFVPRAQLADCARVNRYWAYLVEELKSELAARYKINMDIEKLTEIMLRHDTINQSMDTFKTATTASCSALASRQYIKRQNQNYSKQPSQKSGATNILKRVLRDTKIKLPPIRNLAELSERLDRRGAADDSLKDWCKAVLAQYNPANYGLNLPPIRREISSADNGIMDFAAITFPCPLMSMSLILPLKPPLCKDPTATSSYKKTKTSNINASKVNFSTLDKKGCRRYNLWSRDFSSLYTASKIPSYKSPI, from the exons ATGCAATGTCAATGTTACGACTTGGATGAAAATAGTTTCTTAAATCACTTGATGTTTACAAAATTTTGGTTTATCCGCGTCTCAAGTGTAAACAAGAAACGTTTCTGCCTGATGTTACTGGAAGACGACATTCCCTGCGCATGGACGCTGTCTCTGTTGTTGAAATCTATCTGGAATTGTCGTCCGAAAGATGCCGCTGCGTCGCAATCTGA AGCCACTGTGTGGACCAGCTATGATCAGATTCCCATGGATCACAACAGAACGGCGGTACCTTTAGAGGTGCTAGTAGAAGTCATGGAAGCGGATCGTAAATTTTTTCGAACCCTGGACTCG aGTCACAAAGCCGAGTTCATATCAGAGCTGCTCAAGATCGCTGGGGGTCCCATCGTGTGGGCTGTGTTTCACAAAGCCCAGACCATTTTCGACGAGTACCGCGAGGAACAACTCCAGAATTTACTAGAGAGTGCAGCGGTTATTGAAGGACAGGAGAGTCGCGTTAAAACATCGATGCCGATGGAAGATAAG GGCAAGAAAGATCAACGCCGTAAAACTTCTGCGAGCGGTGGTGGAGATGGCGGGTTTACTTTTCCTGCTCCGAAAGACGCACAGCGGGAG TTGGAGGTATGTTTGGCTCAATGGACATCTATCATAAAGTCTGTGAAAGACAGCCAAAAACTCGAGGAAGTGGAATTGATCTTCAGCGATGGGACGAAGAAGAGGATTTGGAAGATTAACAGACCTAAACCGGAAGTCACTGAGACTGTGGATTAT CTTCAGTTATTACCGCAAGCGGTGGTCAAGCGAATATTGAATTTTGTGCCCCGGGCACAACTGGCTGACTGTGCGCGGGTCAACAGATACTGGGCGTATCTCGTGGAAGAACTTAAGTCCGAGCTTGCCGCACGTTACAAAATCAATATGGACATTGAGAAGCTGACG GAAATAATGCTCCGTCACGACACAATTAACCAGAGTATGGACACGTTTAAAACCGCGACTACGGCCTCGTGCAGTGCTCTCGCGTCTCGGCAGTATATAAAGCGGCAGAATCAGAATTACTCCAAGCAGCCTAGCCAAAAGTCTGGGGctacaaatatattaaaacgcgTTTTACGTGATACTAAAATT aaGCTGCCTCCGATTCGTAATCTGGCAGAGCTTTCGGAGAGGCTAGACCGCCGGGGAGCGGCGGACGATAGTTTGAAGGATTGGTGCAAGGCTGTACTCGCACAATATAATCCCGCAAACTATGGGCTCAATCTACCCCCCATAAGAAGAGAA ATTTCGTCGGCGGATAATGGCATCATGGACTTTGCTGCCATCACTTTCCCGTGTCCTTTGATGAGTATGAGCTTGATTCTGCCGCTCAAACCGCCGCTATGCAAGGATCCTACAGCTAC ATCCTCGTACAAGAAAACTAAAACTTCAAACATCAATGCTTCAAAGGTCAACTTTTCAACGCTGGACAAAAAGGGCTGCAGACGTTATAACCTTTGGAGCCGAGACTTTTCGAGTCTGTATACCGCTTCGAAAATTCCTAGTTATAAATCTCCAATTTAA